The following proteins are co-located in the Phocoena phocoena chromosome 1, mPhoPho1.1, whole genome shotgun sequence genome:
- the HTR1D gene encoding 5-hydroxytryptamine receptor 1D — MSPPNQSVEGLLQGAPNRSLNAIETPGAWDPGTLQALKISLAVVLSIITLATVLSNAFVLTTIFLTGKLHTPANYLTGSLAMTDLLVSILVTPISIAYTTTHTWSFGQLLCDIWLSSDITCCTASILHLCVIALDRYWAITDALEYSKRRTAGRAAAMIAIISAISICISIPPLFWRQAKAQEEMSDCLVNTSQISYTIYSTCGAFYFPSVLLIILYGRIYTAARNRILNPPSLYGKRFTTAHLITGSAGSSLCSLNPSLHEGHSHSAGSPLFFNHVKIKLADSVLERQRISAARERKVTKTLGIILGAFIICWLPFFVASLVLPICRDSCSIHPALSDFFTWLGYLNSLINPIIYTVFNEDFRQAFQKVIHFGKAS; from the coding sequence ATGTCCCCACCAAACCAGTCAGTGGAAGGCCTTCTGCAGGGAGCTCCTAACAGATCCCTGAATGCCATAGAAACTCCGGGGGCTTGGGATCCAGGGACCCTCCAAGCCCTCAAGATTTCTCTTGCTGTGGTCCTTTCCATCATCACACTGGCCACAGTCCTTTCCAACGCCTTTGTGCTTACCACCATCTTCCTGACCGGGAAGCTCCACACCCCAGCCAACTATCTCACTGGCTCCCTGGCCATGACTGACCTCTTAGTTTCCATCTTGGTCACGCCCATCAGCATCGCATATACCACCACCCACACCTGGAGCTTTGGCCAACTCCTGTGTGACATCTGGCTGTCTTCTGACATCACGTGCTGCACAGCCTCCATCCTGCATCTCTGTGTCATTGCTCTGGACAGGTACTGGGCCATCACTGATGCCCTGGAGTATAGTAAACGCCGGACAGCAGGCCGTGCGGCCGCCATGATTGCCATCATCTCGGCCATCTCCATCTGCATCTCCATCCCACCACTCTTTTGGCGGCAGGCCAAAGCTCAGGAAGAGATGTCGGACTGCCTGGTGAACACTTCTCAGATCTCCTACACCATCTATTCCACCTGTGGGGCCTTCTACTTCCCGTCTGTGTTGCTCATCATCCTTTATGGCCGGATCTACACGGCCGCCCGGAACCGCATCCTGAATCCGCCATCCCTCTACGGGAAGCGCTTTACCACAGCCCATCTCATCACAGGCTCTGCGGGGTCCTCGCTCTGCTCGCTCAATCCCAGCCTTCACGAGGGGCACTCTCATTCCGCCGGCTCCCCTCTCTTTTTTAACCACGTGAAGATCAAGCTTGCGGATAGTGTCCTGGAGCGCCAGAGGATTTCTGCTGCCCGAGAGAGGAAAGTCACTAAAACCCTGGGGATCATTCTGGGCGCCTTTATCATCTGCTGGCTGCCCTTCTTTGTTGCATCTCTGGTCCTCCCCATCTGCCGGGACTCCTGCTCTATCCACCCAGCCCTTTCTGACTTTTTCACCTGGCTAGGCTATCTAAACTCCCTCATCAATCCAATAATCTATACTGTGTTTAACGAAGACTTTCGGCAAGCATTTCAGAAAGTCATCCATTTCGGGAAAGCCTCTTAG